The following are encoded in a window of Lactobacillus acidophilus genomic DNA:
- a CDS encoding flavodoxin family protein, whose amino-acid sequence MAKKTLILYYSWSGETKKMAEKINSEIKDSELKEVKVSEGTFDADMYKTSDIALDQIQGNKDFPEIQLDNIDYNNYDLILIGSPVWSGYPATPIKTLLDQMKNYRGEVASFFTSAGTNHKAYVSHFNEWADGLNVIGVARDDSEVDKWSK is encoded by the coding sequence ATGGCTAAAAAAACATTAATTTTATATTATTCTTGGTCTGGTGAAACCAAGAAAATGGCGGAAAAGATCAATAGTGAAATTAAAGATAGCGAGCTCAAAGAAGTAAAAGTATCTGAAGGAACTTTTGATGCTGATATGTATAAGACTTCAGATATCGCATTAGATCAAATTCAAGGAAATAAGGATTTTCCAGAAATCCAATTAGATAATATAGATTATAATAATTATGATTTAATCTTAATTGGTAGTCCAGTTTGGTCAGGCTATCCTGCAACTCCAATCAAAACTTTACTTGATCAAATGAAGAATTATAGAGGCGAAGTTGCATCATTCTTTACTTCAGCTGGAACAAATCATAAAGCATATGTTAGTCACTTTAATGAATGGGCAGATGGTTTGAATGTTATTGGTGTGGCTAGAGATGATAGTGAAGTTGATAAATGGAGTAAATAA
- a CDS encoding TrkH family potassium uptake protein, protein MIHLFHRRITFSLALTIGFLILIFIGSILLSLPFADKVGRATDYSDALFTATSAVCVTGLSTVTTATHWSFFGQLIIMILVEIGGLGFMTFAVMLSNFAHQRMSLGARMLTEEALNLHHLSQLRVVQLIIRLSLIIQLVGAALLFIALEPSLGVKKGIWYSLFHSAAAYCNAGFDLFGPSVEQLNNNPYILTVFMLLIGAGSFGFLVWRDLLTYHIRHKITLHTRFALTVGLIILVLSIIGFLFSEQNLKQFSSSLNGVDRFFNTLFLAVTPRTAGFFSVPYTKLSTAGIVITIILMFIGGTPGSTAGGVKTSTIGILFLQSIGTFTGKEPAFSHRRFTRDNINRALTLFFSAILLIILATLLLTMTQPSLGHNGVTKAVFEAVSAFGTVGLTLGLTPHLNLFGKIIIMALMFIGRVGIYTFMYSIFKSHPSKQSYRYPEEEIIIG, encoded by the coding sequence TTGATACATCTCTTCCACCGACGTATCACATTCTCACTAGCTTTAACCATTGGCTTTTTAATTTTGATATTTATCGGAAGTATTTTATTATCACTACCTTTTGCAGACAAAGTGGGACGTGCAACTGATTACTCAGATGCACTTTTTACTGCAACATCAGCAGTCTGTGTCACAGGATTAAGTACAGTTACAACGGCAACACACTGGTCATTCTTTGGGCAATTAATTATTATGATTTTAGTCGAAATAGGCGGTTTAGGTTTCATGACTTTTGCTGTTATGCTTAGTAATTTTGCTCATCAAAGAATGAGTCTAGGCGCCAGAATGCTGACTGAGGAAGCACTTAACCTACATCACCTTTCGCAGCTTCGCGTAGTACAATTAATTATTAGACTTTCATTAATCATTCAATTAGTTGGAGCTGCACTACTTTTTATTGCATTAGAGCCATCCTTAGGAGTTAAAAAAGGTATCTGGTATAGTCTTTTTCACTCAGCAGCAGCTTATTGTAACGCGGGTTTTGATTTATTTGGTCCATCAGTTGAACAGCTTAACAATAATCCGTATATTTTAACTGTATTTATGCTTTTAATTGGCGCTGGCTCATTTGGTTTTCTAGTATGGCGAGACTTACTAACATATCATATTCGCCATAAGATTACCTTGCACACTCGCTTTGCTTTAACAGTTGGTTTGATTATTTTAGTATTATCAATCATTGGCTTTTTATTTAGTGAGCAAAATCTTAAGCAGTTTAGTAGCAGCTTAAATGGAGTAGATCGATTTTTTAACACCCTATTTTTAGCAGTTACGCCACGAACGGCTGGATTTTTCTCAGTTCCTTACACTAAACTAAGTACTGCCGGAATCGTTATTACTATTATTTTAATGTTTATTGGTGGTACTCCTGGTTCAACCGCTGGAGGTGTTAAGACTTCAACTATCGGTATTCTTTTCCTGCAAAGTATTGGAACATTTACTGGTAAAGAACCTGCATTTTCTCATCGTCGGTTCACCCGTGATAATATTAATCGCGCATTGACCTTATTCTTTTCTGCAATTTTATTAATCATCTTAGCTACATTATTATTAACGATGACTCAACCATCCTTAGGTCACAATGGTGTCACGAAGGCTGTTTTTGAAGCTGTTTCTGCATTTGGCACAGTTGGATTAACACTAGGACTTACCCCGCACCTTAATTTATTCGGAAAAATTATTATTATGGCTTTGATGTTTATCGGACGTGTTGGTATTTACACATTCATGTATTCTATTTTCAAATCACATCCTTCAAAACAAAGTTATCGTTATCCAGAGGAGGAAATTATCATTGGCTGA
- the recQ gene encoding DNA helicase RecQ encodes MNPEKVLKQTFGYDSFRPGQKRVIDLVLNRQNVLAVMPTGAGKSLCYQVPALMNSGITLVISPLISLMKDQIDALKQNGINAAALNSATSQEKVNPILRQAYEGKIKLIYITPERLAMDYFRYQLNFLDIALVAVDEAHCISQWGHDFRPAYRRIYEGITSLKSNPNVLALTATATPAVQDDISEQLNIPKKNTIITSFTRPNLSFKVVAFPQNTPLYIAKYIKLHPDHAGIIYTNTRKKVEGLTNYLAKNNISVGAYHGGMENKEREDVQEAFQFDRFQVIVATNAFGMGIDKSNVRFVIHASSARNIESYYQEAGRAGRDGEESEAIMIYHSGDLRQYRYFIDKSNADEKYRELQYQKLQSITDYANTGECLQRYIVRYFGQDCEPCGKCSNCLNQDDLVDITSDAQKVIAMIYELDGRFGKNIVAQCLTGSDNQKMRELNAKQYKHFGSLKLNQKATISLIDYLIASKYLEVEGTKYPLVHVTNRGWDVLDGKTIVKRRIAKVQKSIRIFDHNEDANLFELLRKKRWEIAQKQKVPAFMIFSDRSLHDMAKIKPQNKTELLQVTGIGKAKMERYGDIVINAISEYEN; translated from the coding sequence ATGAATCCAGAAAAAGTATTAAAACAAACCTTTGGTTATGATAGTTTTCGTCCAGGTCAAAAGAGAGTTATCGATTTAGTTTTAAATAGACAAAATGTATTAGCAGTAATGCCGACAGGTGCAGGGAAATCACTTTGCTATCAAGTTCCAGCACTGATGAATTCAGGGATTACTTTAGTTATTTCACCTTTGATTTCGTTGATGAAAGATCAAATAGATGCATTAAAGCAAAATGGGATTAATGCGGCAGCTTTAAATTCAGCAACATCACAAGAAAAAGTTAATCCTATTTTGCGACAGGCTTATGAAGGAAAGATCAAGTTAATCTACATCACACCTGAACGGTTGGCAATGGATTATTTCAGATATCAGCTAAATTTTTTAGATATTGCTTTGGTAGCAGTGGATGAGGCTCACTGTATTTCGCAATGGGGACATGATTTTCGTCCGGCTTATCGGCGAATATATGAAGGGATTACTTCTTTAAAAAGTAATCCCAATGTTTTAGCATTAACAGCTACTGCTACACCCGCTGTTCAAGATGATATCAGTGAACAATTAAATATTCCTAAAAAAAATACTATAATAACTTCTTTTACAAGGCCAAACTTGAGCTTTAAAGTGGTCGCTTTCCCTCAAAATACACCACTGTATATTGCTAAATATATTAAGTTGCATCCTGATCATGCAGGAATTATCTATACAAATACACGCAAAAAAGTGGAAGGATTAACTAATTATTTAGCTAAAAATAATATTTCAGTTGGAGCATACCATGGCGGAATGGAAAATAAAGAACGAGAAGATGTTCAAGAGGCTTTTCAATTTGATCGTTTTCAAGTGATAGTAGCTACCAATGCTTTTGGAATGGGAATTGATAAAAGTAATGTTCGCTTTGTTATTCATGCTTCAAGTGCTAGAAATATTGAGAGTTACTATCAAGAAGCAGGTCGTGCTGGTCGAGATGGTGAGGAAAGTGAAGCAATTATGATTTATCACTCAGGTGACTTGAGACAATATCGCTATTTTATAGATAAATCAAACGCTGATGAAAAATATCGTGAATTACAGTATCAAAAATTACAGTCTATAACTGATTATGCTAATACCGGTGAATGTTTACAAAGATATATTGTCCGTTATTTTGGACAAGATTGTGAGCCATGTGGTAAATGCTCTAATTGTTTAAATCAAGATGATTTAGTGGATATTACTTCCGATGCACAAAAGGTAATTGCCATGATTTATGAACTGGATGGACGCTTTGGTAAAAATATTGTAGCGCAATGTTTAACTGGTTCAGATAATCAAAAGATGAGAGAACTTAATGCTAAACAATATAAACATTTTGGTAGTTTGAAATTAAATCAAAAGGCAACAATTAGTTTAATTGATTATTTAATTGCTTCTAAATATTTAGAAGTAGAGGGGACCAAATATCCATTAGTTCATGTAACTAATCGAGGTTGGGATGTACTTGATGGTAAAACTATTGTAAAAAGAAGAATTGCTAAGGTGCAAAAAAGTATACGTATTTTTGATCATAATGAAGATGCAAATCTGTTTGAATTATTGAGAAAAAAGCGGTGGGAGATTGCTCAAAAACAAAAAGTACCTGCTTTCATGATTTTTTCGGATCGTAGTTTACATGATATGGCCAAAATAAAACCACAGAATAAGACTGAACTTTTACAGGTAACGGGTATAGGAAAAGCTAAAATGGAAAGATATGGTGATATTGTAATAAATGCTATAAGTGAATATGAAAATTAA
- a CDS encoding GNAT family N-acetyltransferase, with protein sequence MIIKEVKQNKKKYLSLLLLADEQENMIDKYLERGTMYILIDRNEVISECVVTNEDKILEIKNIATVPDYQGQGYAKKLINFLCERYKTQYKFLQVGTGDSPLTIPFYEKCGFKRSHRVHNFLLIIMIIQ encoded by the coding sequence ATGATAATTAAAGAAGTAAAACAAAATAAGAAAAAATATTTATCTTTATTGCTTTTAGCTGATGAACAAGAAAATATGATTGATAAATATCTTGAACGTGGGACTATGTATATTCTAATTGATAGAAATGAAGTTATAAGTGAATGTGTTGTTACAAACGAAGACAAGATTTTAGAAATAAAAAATATTGCTACAGTTCCTGATTATCAAGGTCAAGGTTATGCCAAAAAATTAATTAATTTTTTATGTGAAAGATATAAAACTCAATATAAATTTCTGCAGGTAGGAACAGGTGATAGTCCTCTGACAATTCCCTTTTATGAAAAATGTGGTTTTAAAAGGTCTCATAGAGTTCATAATTTTTTATTGATAATTATGATCATCCAATAG
- a CDS encoding methionine gamma-lyase family protein has product MSFSWKENLPQELKEKVTKVEKMIQPRIEEIDEQVLYNQQRVLDLFRKHHVGEEDLVPSTGYGYDDIGRDKIEDIYADYFKVDDALVRPQFGSGTHAITVGLFSMLRPGDTLYYLTGTPYDTIQEVIGLAGNKPGNMKEWGINFKTTELTDDGEVDYEKAKKDLQDKSIKVVAIQRSLGYATRKTFTMDKIKKMLKFIKEVRPDVNIFIDNCYGEFSECEEPTFYGADMMAGSLYKNAGAGLVKGGAFLVGRQDLIDGAGSRLTVPGAGKGEGATWGYLRDIYQGFFMAPHTTGEAQKGMVFTAALLEEMGMEVSPKWSDPRSDIVQTVTFGKPDPMVKFCAAIQHYSPMNSFVDPIPYHQDGYEDEVVMASGSFVEGSTIELSSDGPLRDPYMLYIQGGLSYAHDKIAITHAVEETFYK; this is encoded by the coding sequence ATGAGTTTTTCTTGGAAAGAGAATTTACCACAAGAATTAAAGGAAAAAGTTACTAAGGTTGAGAAGATGATTCAACCTCGAATTGAAGAAATTGATGAACAAGTTTTGTATAACCAACAACGTGTTCTTGATTTATTTAGAAAACACCATGTTGGTGAAGAAGATTTAGTTCCATCAACAGGTTATGGTTACGATGATATCGGTCGTGACAAGATTGAAGATATCTATGCAGACTACTTCAAGGTGGATGATGCTTTAGTAAGACCACAATTTGGTTCAGGTACACATGCAATTACCGTGGGTCTTTTCAGTATGCTTCGTCCAGGTGATACTCTTTACTACTTGACTGGTACTCCATATGACACTATTCAAGAAGTTATTGGATTAGCAGGTAATAAGCCAGGCAACATGAAAGAATGGGGTATCAACTTCAAGACAACCGAATTAACAGATGATGGTGAAGTTGATTATGAAAAGGCCAAGAAAGATCTTCAAGATAAATCTATTAAGGTTGTAGCTATTCAAAGATCTCTAGGTTATGCAACTCGTAAGACTTTCACTATGGACAAGATCAAGAAGATGCTTAAGTTCATTAAGGAAGTTCGTCCTGACGTTAATATCTTTATTGATAACTGCTACGGTGAATTTTCTGAATGTGAAGAACCAACTTTCTATGGTGCAGATATGATGGCTGGTTCACTTTACAAAAATGCCGGTGCTGGTTTAGTTAAAGGTGGTGCATTCTTAGTAGGTCGCCAAGACTTGATTGATGGTGCCGGCTCACGTTTAACTGTGCCAGGTGCTGGTAAAGGTGAAGGTGCAACTTGGGGCTACTTACGTGATATTTACCAAGGTTTCTTTATGGCACCTCATACTACTGGTGAAGCACAAAAGGGTATGGTCTTTACTGCTGCGCTTTTAGAAGAAATGGGTATGGAAGTTTCACCTAAGTGGAGTGATCCTCGTAGTGACATTGTTCAAACTGTTACTTTTGGCAAGCCAGATCCAATGGTTAAATTTTGTGCTGCAATCCAACACTATTCACCAATGAATTCATTTGTTGATCCAATTCCATATCACCAAGATGGTTATGAAGATGAAGTAGTTATGGCTTCAGGCTCATTTGTGGAAGGTTCAACTATTGAATTATCATCTGATGGTCCACTTCGTGATCCATATATGCTGTATATTCAAGGTGGTTTATCTTACGCACATGATAAGATTGCCATTACTCATGCAGTTGAAGAAACATTTTATAAGTAA
- a CDS encoding phosphatase PAP2 family protein, whose product MRKKNITAICIGLPIFLILAISIMMHASWINGFDNFFEQLVHTIPGLKGIMLKITFLADTKVDLVWMLLIAIILWIKKQRPLSLSIVISLITADAFGWVVKHVIQRARPVRHLAVDDGFSFPSGHTLGMSIIVFWLMLILIPALVKNKTTRIWLDVLLVIWLILVMISRVYVYAHFPSDVCGSVALGAMWIGIVDAIWDKVTPQTSKNNF is encoded by the coding sequence ATGCGAAAGAAAAATATTACAGCTATTTGCATAGGATTGCCTATCTTTTTAATCTTGGCAATCTCAATTATGATGCATGCAAGCTGGATCAATGGATTCGACAATTTCTTTGAACAACTCGTACACACAATTCCTGGCCTAAAAGGAATTATGCTTAAGATTACGTTCTTAGCCGATACCAAAGTTGATCTGGTTTGGATGTTGTTAATTGCCATTATTTTATGGATTAAAAAGCAGCGCCCACTCTCGCTCAGCATTGTAATTTCTTTAATTACTGCTGATGCATTTGGCTGGGTGGTTAAACATGTTATTCAACGTGCTCGTCCTGTTCGACACTTAGCAGTTGATGATGGATTCAGTTTTCCAAGTGGACACACTTTAGGAATGTCAATTATTGTCTTTTGGTTAATGCTCATCTTGATTCCAGCACTAGTCAAAAATAAAACAACTAGAATTTGGTTAGATGTACTATTAGTAATCTGGTTAATTTTAGTTATGATTTCAAGAGTTTACGTGTATGCACACTTCCCATCTGATGTTTGTGGTTCAGTAGCATTAGGTGCTATGTGGATCGGAATTGTTGATGCAATTTGGGATAAAGTTACACCGCAAACTTCAAAAAATAATTTTTAA
- a CDS encoding potassium channel family protein, with amino-acid sequence MADQSFAVLGLGKFGMALTVALLKAEQDVLVIDSNEEVINDVAHLVTHAVIADATDEDELRDLDIGSFDHVFVTMGENVEGSIITTMLAKKLGAPDVTTRANNHNHRLVLEKIGADHVIEPEQDMARQLIFRQLHPNVVNYFNLSKNISLIEVSVENSRFFNQSLGDLDFRKNYDVSVIGIVHDGKLNQVPLATDVIAPHDQITLIGSNKAVQRLDDILREEK; translated from the coding sequence TTGGCTGATCAAAGTTTTGCTGTTTTAGGTTTAGGAAAATTTGGTATGGCACTAACTGTAGCTCTTTTAAAGGCTGAACAAGATGTGCTTGTAATTGATTCAAACGAAGAAGTAATTAACGATGTTGCTCACTTAGTTACTCACGCTGTAATTGCAGATGCAACTGATGAAGACGAACTACGGGATTTAGATATCGGCTCTTTCGATCACGTTTTCGTCACTATGGGAGAAAACGTCGAAGGGAGTATTATTACCACTATGCTCGCCAAAAAGCTTGGTGCTCCTGATGTTACTACTCGTGCAAATAACCATAATCACCGTTTAGTTCTAGAAAAAATTGGTGCTGACCATGTAATTGAGCCTGAGCAAGATATGGCACGTCAACTAATTTTTCGTCAGCTTCATCCAAATGTGGTTAACTACTTTAACCTTTCTAAAAATATTTCTCTAATCGAAGTTAGTGTAGAAAATTCACGATTTTTTAACCAATCACTTGGTGATTTAGATTTTCGTAAAAACTATGATGTTAGCGTCATTGGTATTGTTCATGATGGAAAATTGAATCAGGTTCCACTTGCTACAGATGTCATTGCTCCGCATGATCAAATTACCTTAATCGGCTCAAACAAAGCAGTTCAAAGACTTGACGATATCTTGCGAGAAGAAAAATAA
- the mmuM gene encoding homocysteine S-methyltransferase — protein sequence MNLVNQARNFGLILDGAMSTALEKQGVNTNNDLWTAVALENDLDKVYKVHMNYFKSGAQMTITNTYQANVQAFKKHGYSDEHTKKLITDAVQIAKKARDDYQTQTGKHNWVAASVGPYGAYLSDGDEFRGDYSLTPKEYLAFHLPRLKILLENKPDCLAIETQPKLDEVIAILDWLKEYANQIPVYVTFTLHDTTKISDGTPLKKVMQKLNEYEQVFAVGANCFKPFLATTAIDRMRMFTQKTIIVYPNLGGVYDEFERNWIPFNADLDFTKLSKEWYKHGAHIIGGCCSTGTKQIQQIATFFQTIRSTN from the coding sequence ATGAATTTAGTTAATCAAGCTCGCAATTTTGGGCTAATATTAGATGGTGCAATGTCTACGGCCCTTGAAAAACAAGGCGTTAATACTAATAATGACTTGTGGACAGCGGTAGCATTAGAAAATGATTTGGATAAAGTTTATAAAGTACACATGAATTATTTTAAAAGCGGAGCACAAATGACCATTACGAATACTTACCAGGCAAACGTGCAAGCTTTTAAAAAACATGGCTATAGTGATGAACATACTAAAAAATTAATTACTGATGCTGTACAAATAGCTAAAAAAGCTCGTGATGATTATCAAACGCAAACTGGTAAGCATAATTGGGTTGCTGCATCTGTTGGCCCATATGGTGCATATCTTAGTGATGGGGATGAATTTCGTGGAGATTATTCATTGACCCCTAAAGAATATTTAGCTTTTCACTTACCAAGATTAAAGATTTTACTAGAAAATAAACCAGATTGTTTAGCAATTGAAACTCAACCTAAGTTAGATGAAGTTATTGCAATTTTAGATTGGTTGAAAGAGTATGCTAATCAGATACCTGTATATGTAACATTCACTTTACATGATACAACCAAAATTAGTGATGGTACTCCTTTGAAAAAAGTAATGCAAAAGCTCAATGAGTATGAACAAGTTTTTGCTGTTGGTGCAAATTGCTTTAAACCATTTTTAGCAACTACTGCAATTGATCGAATGCGAATGTTCACTCAAAAAACAATTATAGTCTATCCAAATTTGGGTGGTGTTTACGATGAATTTGAACGAAATTGGATTCCGTTCAATGCCGACTTAGATTTCACTAAACTCAGTAAAGAATGGTATAAACATGGAGCACATATTATTGGAGGATGCTGTTCAACCGGTACAAAACAAATTCAACAAATTGCTACCTTTTTCCAAACTATTAGATCTACAAATTAG
- a CDS encoding AAA family ATPase has product MTIPNQIEVRGGRVHNLKNIDVDIPLNKFVAISGLSGSGKSSLAMGILYEEGSRRYLDALSTYMRRRIKQGSQVDVTSVKHIPSALALRQRPSVPNERATVGTMSETFNILRLIFSRLGSPVCPNGHRLKPSLKIAESMSLSGEKMGQLTCPVCGENFYAPSAEQFAFNSEGACIECGGTGKVRQLDEDKLIADENLSIKEGAVASWSLPGRNFMPNVAEYAGVRIDIPYKDLTAKEKDFVLNGPEKKYKMDFLSGTGRVFHDFNVLYENAHQAVYRSAQTSKSERAQKRIAEFFTYSICPVCHGSRLKPELLKQWVGNSNINQVSQKQLGELPTWADQIQAELPANMHKMAHALFAEFLDNLQPLLDLGLDYLTMARNGNTLSTGELQRIQLARTLRTETTGVLYVLDEPSIGLHPANVAGLIKVLRKLVNQGNSLVVVDHNVDIIAAADEVIEIGPGSGEKGGQILDHGPISTIKNDQQSLIRPYLDGSAQLLARKIANQINNDGISFEVKNYFNLKDIKANIPLNQLTAVTGFSGAGKTSLILDSLVPAIKAESKNEKLPKQIINFSAPVSNVVGVDASPIGKSTRSTVATYTSIMNNLRRLFASQPLAKEKHFTPTYFSYNNKQGACPTCGGTGIVTLDIQFLPDMQQVCPTCHGDRYNQKVQQVKWQGMSIVDILNLDIEGALPLFKRVPKIERELKLLKEVGLDYLHLGESTPTLSGGEAQRLKLVTHLSHKQSDTLFVFDEPTIGLHPLDVKTLVKVMQKLLDQGATLITITHDLNLIANCDYIIDLGPQGGNNGGQIVASGRVMDLIKDPHSLTTQYLAVYCGKFDMFKDNN; this is encoded by the coding sequence ATGACAATTCCGAATCAAATTGAAGTACGTGGCGGTCGTGTTCATAATTTAAAAAATATTGATGTTGATATTCCATTAAATAAATTCGTAGCAATTTCTGGATTATCTGGTTCTGGTAAATCTTCTTTAGCAATGGGGATTTTGTATGAAGAAGGATCACGGCGATATTTGGATGCGTTATCTACATATATGCGCAGAAGAATTAAACAAGGAAGTCAGGTGGATGTAACCTCCGTTAAGCATATCCCATCTGCTCTAGCATTACGTCAAAGACCAAGTGTTCCTAATGAGCGAGCCACTGTAGGAACAATGAGCGAAACTTTCAATATATTACGTCTTATTTTTTCACGGTTGGGCTCACCTGTTTGTCCTAATGGGCACAGATTAAAGCCCAGTTTAAAAATTGCGGAATCAATGAGTCTGTCAGGTGAAAAAATGGGTCAGTTAACTTGTCCTGTATGTGGCGAAAATTTTTATGCTCCAAGTGCAGAACAGTTTGCATTTAATTCTGAGGGTGCATGTATAGAGTGTGGTGGGACTGGTAAAGTTCGCCAACTTGATGAAGATAAACTTATCGCTGATGAAAATCTTTCTATTAAAGAGGGGGCTGTTGCATCATGGAGTTTACCTGGCAGAAACTTTATGCCTAATGTTGCTGAATATGCTGGGGTTAGAATTGATATTCCGTATAAAGATCTGACTGCTAAAGAAAAAGATTTTGTCTTAAATGGGCCAGAGAAAAAATATAAAATGGATTTCTTATCTGGTACAGGGCGGGTATTTCATGATTTTAACGTGCTTTATGAAAATGCACATCAAGCTGTTTATCGTTCTGCACAAACAAGTAAAAGTGAACGTGCCCAAAAAAGAATTGCAGAATTTTTTACGTATTCAATTTGTCCTGTTTGTCATGGAAGTAGATTAAAGCCAGAATTGTTAAAGCAATGGGTAGGAAATAGTAACATCAATCAAGTTTCTCAAAAACAATTAGGTGAGTTACCTACTTGGGCAGATCAAATTCAAGCAGAGTTACCCGCTAATATGCATAAAATGGCACATGCCTTATTTGCAGAATTTTTAGATAATCTTCAACCATTATTAGATTTAGGTTTAGATTATCTAACTATGGCTAGAAATGGAAATACTTTATCTACTGGCGAACTTCAAAGGATTCAATTGGCGAGAACCTTACGTACAGAAACAACTGGAGTTTTATATGTACTTGATGAGCCATCAATAGGCCTTCATCCAGCTAATGTTGCAGGACTAATTAAGGTGCTACGTAAGTTAGTAAATCAAGGAAATTCTCTAGTAGTTGTTGATCATAATGTAGATATTATTGCAGCTGCTGATGAGGTAATTGAAATAGGACCAGGTTCTGGAGAAAAGGGCGGTCAAATTCTTGATCATGGACCAATAAGTACTATCAAGAATGATCAACAGTCTTTAATTCGACCATATCTTGATGGTAGTGCTCAGCTTCTTGCCAGAAAAATAGCTAATCAAATTAATAATGATGGCATTTCATTTGAAGTCAAAAATTATTTTAATTTAAAAGATATTAAAGCAAATATACCGTTAAATCAATTGACTGCAGTGACGGGTTTTTCTGGTGCAGGTAAAACTTCTTTAATTTTGGATAGTTTAGTACCCGCTATTAAAGCCGAAAGTAAAAATGAAAAGTTACCTAAACAAATCATTAATTTTTCTGCACCTGTTTCAAATGTGGTTGGTGTTGATGCATCCCCGATTGGTAAGAGTACCCGTTCAACTGTAGCTACGTATACTTCAATTATGAATAACTTGCGGCGTTTGTTTGCAAGTCAGCCACTAGCTAAAGAGAAACATTTTACTCCAACTTATTTTTCATATAATAACAAGCAAGGAGCATGTCCAACTTGTGGTGGGACGGGAATTGTTACATTAGATATTCAATTTTTGCCTGATATGCAACAGGTTTGCCCAACTTGTCATGGTGATCGTTATAATCAAAAAGTGCAGCAAGTTAAATGGCAGGGGATGTCTATTGTAGACATTTTAAATTTAGATATTGAAGGGGCATTACCTTTATTTAAAAGGGTTCCTAAGATTGAACGTGAATTAAAATTATTAAAAGAAGTGGGACTAGATTATTTACATCTAGGTGAAAGTACTCCGACTTTATCTGGTGGAGAAGCTCAGCGTTTAAAATTAGTTACACATTTGAGTCACAAACAATCAGATACTTTATTTGTTTTTGATGAACCAACAATTGGTCTTCATCCATTAGATGTTAAGACATTAGTTAAAGTGATGCAGAAGTTGCTTGATCAGGGTGCAACTTTGATTACGATTACACACGATTTAAATTTAATTGCTAATTGCGATTATATTATTGATTTGGGACCACAAGGTGGTAATAATGGTGGTCAAATTGTAGCAAGTGGTAGAGTTATGGATTTGATTAAAGATCCACATAGTTTAACAACACAATATCTAGCTGTTTATTGCGGAAAATTTGATATGTTTAAAGATAATAATTGA